The following are encoded in a window of Sphaeramia orbicularis chromosome 20, fSphaOr1.1, whole genome shotgun sequence genomic DNA:
- the LOC115411467 gene encoding actin-related protein 3B-like isoform X2, which produces MTSTSSSETKPSTNPTMQQRTMALWLWLQWPIRHGMVEDWDLMEKFMEQIIFKYLRAEPEDHSFLMTEPPLNTPENREYLAEIMFETFNIPGLYIAVQAVLALAASWTSRQVGQRTLTGIVIDSGDGVTHAIPVAEGYVIGSCIKHIPIAGRDITFFIQQLLRDREVGIPPEQSLETAKAVKERYCYICPDIVKEFTKYDSDPSKWIKQYRGVNSVSQTAFHIDVGYERFLGPEIFFHPEFANPDFMQPISDVVDEVIQNCPIDVRRPLYKNIVLSGGSTMFRDFGRRLQRDLKRVVDARLRLSQELSGGRIKPKPMEVQVVTHHMQRYAVWFGGSMLASTPEFFQVCHSKKDYDEIGPSICRHNPVFGIMS; this is translated from the exons ATGACCTCGACTTCTTCATCGGAGACGAAGCCGTCGACAAACCCAACTATGCAACAAAG AACGATGGCTTTGTGGTTGTGGCTGCAGTGGCCGATCCGTCACGGAATGGTGGAGGACTGGGACCTGATGGAGAAGTTCATGGAGCAGATCATCTTCAAATACCTGAGGGCTGAACCTGAAGACCACAGCTTCCTCATG acgGAACCTCCTCTCAACACTCCAGAAAACAGAGAATACCTCGCAGAGATCATGTTTGAGACCTTCAACATACCTGGACTCTACATCGCAGTACAG GCCGTGCTGGCATTGGCGGCGTCCTGGACGTCTCGACAGGTCGGACAGAGGACTCTGACTGGAATCGTGATTGACAGCGGAGACGGAGTGACGCACGCTATACCTGTG GCAGAGGGCTATGTGATTGGCAGCTGTATAAAGCACATCCCCATTGCTGGGCGGGACATCACCTTCTTTATCCAACAGCTGCTCAGAGACCGGGAGGTGGGCATTCCTCCAGAACAGTCACTGGAGACCGCTAAGGCTGTCAAG gagCGCTACTGTTACATCTGTCCGGACATCGTTAAAGAGTTCACCAAGTATGACTCGGACCCATCAAAGTGGATCAAACAGTACCGCGGCGTGAACAGCGTCAGTCAGACCGCCTTCCACATCGACGTCGGATATGAGCGCTTCCTCGGCCCTGAGATCTTCTTCCACCCAGAG TTCGCGAACCCAGACTTCATGCAGCCCATCTCAGACGTGGTGGACGAGGTGATTCAGAACTGTCCCATCGACGTCCGGCGGCCACTCTACAAG AACATCGTCCTGTCCGGAGGGTCCACCATGTTCAGGGACTTCGGCCGGCGGCTGCAGAGGGACCTGAAGAGGGTGGTGGACGCCAGGCTGAGGCTGAGCCAAGAGCTGAGCGGAGGCAGgataaag CCCAAGCCCATGGAGGTCCAGGTGGTCACGCATCACATGCAGAGATACGCCGTGTGGTTCGGAGGATCCATGCTGGCGTCCAcg CCGGAGTTTTTCCAGGTGTGTCATTCTAAGAAAGACTACGACGAGATCGGACCGAGCATCTGTCGACACAACCCCGTCTTTGGCATCATGTCCTGA
- the LOC115411467 gene encoding actin-related protein 3B-like isoform X1, translated as MSTQLPPCVIDCGTGYTKVGYAGNTEPQFIMPSCVSIRESASVGDQSQRRVVKGVDDLDFFIGDEAVDKPNYATKWPIRHGMVEDWDLMEKFMEQIIFKYLRAEPEDHSFLMTEPPLNTPENREYLAEIMFETFNIPGLYIAVQAVLALAASWTSRQVGQRTLTGIVIDSGDGVTHAIPVAEGYVIGSCIKHIPIAGRDITFFIQQLLRDREVGIPPEQSLETAKAVKERYCYICPDIVKEFTKYDSDPSKWIKQYRGVNSVSQTAFHIDVGYERFLGPEIFFHPEFANPDFMQPISDVVDEVIQNCPIDVRRPLYKNIVLSGGSTMFRDFGRRLQRDLKRVVDARLRLSQELSGGRIKPKPMEVQVVTHHMQRYAVWFGGSMLASTPEFFQVCHSKKDYDEIGPSICRHNPVFGIMS; from the exons ATGTCAACGCAGCTGCCGCCGTGCGTGATCGACTGCGGGACGGG GTACACGAAGGTGGGATACGCCGGAAACACGGAGCCGCAGTTCATCATGCCCTCCT GTGTGTCCATCAGGGAGTCGGCCAGCGTTGGTGATCAGAGTCAGAGGAGAGTCGTCAAAGGAGTCGATGACCTCGACTTCTTCATCGGAGACGAAGCCGTCGACAAACCCAACTATGCAACAAAG TGGCCGATCCGTCACGGAATGGTGGAGGACTGGGACCTGATGGAGAAGTTCATGGAGCAGATCATCTTCAAATACCTGAGGGCTGAACCTGAAGACCACAGCTTCCTCATG acgGAACCTCCTCTCAACACTCCAGAAAACAGAGAATACCTCGCAGAGATCATGTTTGAGACCTTCAACATACCTGGACTCTACATCGCAGTACAG GCCGTGCTGGCATTGGCGGCGTCCTGGACGTCTCGACAGGTCGGACAGAGGACTCTGACTGGAATCGTGATTGACAGCGGAGACGGAGTGACGCACGCTATACCTGTG GCAGAGGGCTATGTGATTGGCAGCTGTATAAAGCACATCCCCATTGCTGGGCGGGACATCACCTTCTTTATCCAACAGCTGCTCAGAGACCGGGAGGTGGGCATTCCTCCAGAACAGTCACTGGAGACCGCTAAGGCTGTCAAG gagCGCTACTGTTACATCTGTCCGGACATCGTTAAAGAGTTCACCAAGTATGACTCGGACCCATCAAAGTGGATCAAACAGTACCGCGGCGTGAACAGCGTCAGTCAGACCGCCTTCCACATCGACGTCGGATATGAGCGCTTCCTCGGCCCTGAGATCTTCTTCCACCCAGAG TTCGCGAACCCAGACTTCATGCAGCCCATCTCAGACGTGGTGGACGAGGTGATTCAGAACTGTCCCATCGACGTCCGGCGGCCACTCTACAAG AACATCGTCCTGTCCGGAGGGTCCACCATGTTCAGGGACTTCGGCCGGCGGCTGCAGAGGGACCTGAAGAGGGTGGTGGACGCCAGGCTGAGGCTGAGCCAAGAGCTGAGCGGAGGCAGgataaag CCCAAGCCCATGGAGGTCCAGGTGGTCACGCATCACATGCAGAGATACGCCGTGTGGTTCGGAGGATCCATGCTGGCGTCCAcg CCGGAGTTTTTCCAGGTGTGTCATTCTAAGAAAGACTACGACGAGATCGGACCGAGCATCTGTCGACACAACCCCGTCTTTGGCATCATGTCCTGA
- the LOC115411472 gene encoding apoptosis regulator Bcl-2-like codes for MSASYNSRHMVEDYLRYKLLQKGVAWRLPSPRRPAEALSLERTSVLHRGGATATTEEEEGEEERVRRDPHLAPPRLQVVLRCAGDELERCYRDDLSAQVSALMPHDGGSVRRNLAAVREEVFRDGVNWGRIVALMELGGAVSAELARRGGASQVDDVAGWMEESLDSPTLRGWIEDNGGWNAFVDLYGDSRPEAGLWSLRTVCGLVLLGAAGITLGALFTHQ; via the exons ATGTCTGCCTCCTACAACAGCCGCCACATGGTGGAGGATTACCTCCGATACAAGCTGCTGCAGAAGGGCGTGGCCTGGAGACTCCCATCACCACGGCGACCGGCCGAGGCCTTATCGCTTGAGCGGACGAGCGTGTTGCATCGCGGAGGTGCCACGgcaaccacagaagaagaagaaggtgaagaAGAACGTGTCCGGCGAG ATCCCCATTTGGCTCCGCCCAGGCTGCAGGTCGTCCTGCGTTGTGCCGGTGATGAGCTGGAGCGTTGTTACCGTGACGACCTGTCGGCCCAGGTTTCGGCGCTGATGCCGCACGACGGCGGCTCAGTGCGCAGGAACCTGGCGGCGGTTCGGGAGGAGGTGTTCAGGGACGGCGTCAACTGGGGACGCATCGTGGCCCTGATGGAACTGGGCGGAGCTGTGAGCGCCGAGCTGGCCAGAAGGGGCGGGGCCAGTCAGGTGGATGACGTCGCAGGTTGGATGGAGGAGAGTCTGGACTCGCCGACGCTGCGGGGATGGATCGAAGACAACGGAGGATGG AATGCCTTTGTGGACCTGTACGGGGACTCCAGACCTGAGGCTGGCCTCTGGTCTCTGAGGACCGTCTGTGGACTGGTTTTACTGGGAGCAGCTGGGATCACACTGGGAGCTCTGTTCACCCACCAGTAA